One window of the Rhipicephalus sanguineus isolate Rsan-2018 chromosome 4, BIME_Rsan_1.4, whole genome shotgun sequence genome contains the following:
- the LOC125758081 gene encoding uncharacterized protein LOC125758081 has protein sequence MHPSYLPTIFPSCGGRSNGVSAQSKLDRYNRAQRRASASMATASMATAGVETAGIATSEASGVDELSDTPAPEAQSQRFASVMTQTDDAAQGGTCTLSCQ, from the exons ATGCACCCTTCTTATCTGCCAACGATATTTCCGTCGTGCGGCGGAAGAAGCAACGGCGTTTCAGCGCAGTCAAAGCTCGACAGATACAACAG AGCTCAGCGGCGAGCCTCGGCAAGCATGGCGACAGCAAGCATGGCGACAGCAGGCGTGGAAACGGCAGGCATAGCGACTTCAGAAGCTTCAGGTGTGGACGAGCTGAGTGACACTCCAGCACCAGAGGCCCAGTCACAGCGCTTTGCATCtgtg ATGACTCAGACTGACGACGCCGCACAGGGAGGTACCTGCACACTGTCTTGTCAGTGA